A genomic region of Enterococcus sp. 12C11_DIV0727 contains the following coding sequences:
- a CDS encoding acetate kinase, with amino-acid sequence MSKTIAINAGSSSLKWQLYQMPTEEVIAKGIVERIGLNDSIFTIKYGNDEKYEEVIDINDHDVAVKMLLDKLTELNILASYDEITGVGHRVVAGGEDFKDSVVIDDEVLAKIEKLAELAPLHNPANAMGIKAFKKILPEIISVAVFDTAFHTTMPKHNFLYSIPTEYYDKYAARKYGAHGTSHKYVADRAAEMLGRPIEELKIITCHLGNGASITAVDGGKSVDTSMGFTPLAGVTMGTRSGDIDPSLLAYLMEKLELTDIKDMIDILNKKSGLLGLTGISSDMRDLEANMDKEAVQVAYDIFTDRIRKYIGSYVTVLNGVDAIVFTAGIGENDSHVRSEVIKGMTWFGCELDDEKNNVRGKESVISTDDSKVKVLLIPTDEELMIARDVERLRK; translated from the coding sequence ATGTCTAAAACAATTGCAATCAATGCTGGAAGTTCAAGTTTAAAATGGCAGTTATACCAAATGCCAACTGAAGAAGTAATCGCTAAAGGAATCGTTGAACGAATTGGTTTAAATGATTCAATCTTTACAATCAAATATGGCAACGACGAAAAATATGAAGAAGTCATTGATATAAATGATCATGATGTTGCTGTAAAAATGTTATTAGATAAATTAACTGAATTGAATATCCTAGCTTCTTATGACGAAATTACAGGGGTTGGACACCGTGTTGTGGCTGGTGGAGAAGACTTTAAAGATTCTGTTGTTATCGATGATGAAGTTTTAGCGAAAATCGAAAAATTAGCAGAGCTTGCACCATTACACAACCCAGCAAATGCAATGGGAATCAAAGCATTCAAAAAAATCTTACCTGAAATTATCAGTGTTGCGGTTTTTGATACTGCATTCCATACAACAATGCCTAAACACAACTTCTTATATAGTATTCCAACTGAGTACTATGACAAATATGCAGCGCGTAAATATGGTGCACATGGAACAAGCCACAAATATGTTGCCGATCGTGCAGCAGAAATGCTTGGACGTCCAATTGAAGAGTTAAAAATTATTACTTGTCACTTAGGAAATGGTGCATCAATTACAGCTGTTGATGGTGGTAAATCGGTTGATACCTCAATGGGCTTCACACCACTTGCTGGTGTAACAATGGGCACTCGTTCAGGTGATATCGATCCTTCTTTATTAGCTTACTTAATGGAAAAACTTGAATTGACTGATATCAAAGACATGATCGATATCTTAAATAAAAAATCAGGTTTACTTGGTTTAACAGGTATTTCTAGTGATATGCGTGATTTAGAAGCAAATATGGATAAAGAAGCTGTTCAAGTAGCTTACGATATCTTCACAGATCGTATCCGTAAATACATCGGTAGTTATGTAACTGTATTAAACGGTGTTGATGCAATTGTCTTTACTGCTGGAATTGGTGAAAATGATTCACATGTCCGTAGTGAAGTAATCAAAGGCATGACTTGGTTTGGTTGTGAATTAGATGACGAGAAAAACAATGTTCGTGGAAAAGAATCAGTGATTTCTACAGATGACTCTAAAGTTAAAGTATTATTGATTCCAACTGATGAAGAATTGATGATTGCTCGTGACGTTGAGCGTTTAAGAAAATAA
- a CDS encoding universal stress protein — protein sequence MLQNYRKIMVAVDGSAEAELAFQKAMNVAMRNDAELLLAHVIDTRAFQSVSSFDGVLAEQATEMAKQTLEGYKKQAKEHGCEKVSSVIEYGSPKPLIAKQLPQDHDVDLIMLGATGLNAVERLFIGSVSEYVIRNAACDVLVVRTDLDNKIPVLKDED from the coding sequence ATGTTACAAAATTATCGTAAAATTATGGTGGCGGTTGACGGATCAGCTGAGGCAGAATTAGCTTTTCAAAAAGCAATGAATGTTGCTATGAGAAATGATGCTGAACTATTGTTAGCTCATGTTATTGATACACGGGCATTCCAATCTGTTTCTTCTTTTGATGGTGTTTTAGCTGAACAGGCTACTGAAATGGCGAAACAAACACTAGAAGGTTATAAAAAACAAGCTAAGGAACATGGTTGTGAAAAAGTGTCTAGTGTCATTGAATATGGTTCTCCAAAACCTTTGATTGCAAAACAATTGCCTCAAGATCATGACGTTGATTTGATCATGTTAGGCGCGACTGGTTTAAATGCTGTTGAGCGATTATTTATTGGATCTGTTTCTGAGTACGTTATTCGCAATGCTGCTTGTGATGTGCTAGTAGTAAGAACTGACTTAGACAATAAAATCCCAGTTTTAAAGGATGAAGATTAA
- a CDS encoding replication-associated recombination protein A: MQKPLAYRMRPRNLDEVVGQQHLVGPGKIIRRMVEARMLSSMILYGPPGTGKTSIASAIAGSTNYAFRLLNAATDTKKDLQIVAEEAKMSGTVILLLDEVHRLDKTKQDFLLPHLESGRIIMIGATTENPYITINPAIRSRTQIFEVKPLTELDIQKAVKEALVDKERGLGEFPVVLEEKALQHLSRATNGDLRSALNGLELAVKSTPENENKEIQINLSIIEECVQRKALTHDKNGDAHYDVISAFQKSIRGSDVDAALHYLARLVEAGDLPIICRRLMVIAYEDIGLGNPPAAARTITAVQAAEKLGFPEARIPLASVVIDLCLSPKSNSALSAIDAALADIREGKAGDVPDYLRDSHYSGAKDLNRGIGYRYPHNFENAWVDQQYLPDKIKNAHYYEPIDTGKYEQALHQQYQRIQDWKKGKKT, translated from the coding sequence ATGCAAAAACCTTTAGCTTATCGTATGCGTCCACGTAATTTAGATGAAGTCGTTGGTCAACAACATCTTGTTGGACCTGGAAAAATCATTCGTAGAATGGTAGAAGCACGGATGCTATCTTCTATGATCTTATATGGTCCGCCTGGCACGGGTAAAACAAGTATTGCTAGTGCCATTGCTGGTTCCACAAATTATGCTTTCCGTTTATTGAATGCTGCAACTGATACGAAAAAAGACCTACAGATTGTTGCGGAAGAAGCCAAAATGAGCGGTACTGTGATTTTGTTATTAGATGAAGTTCATCGTTTAGATAAAACAAAGCAAGACTTTTTATTACCCCACCTTGAAAGTGGTCGGATTATTATGATTGGGGCAACAACGGAAAACCCCTATATCACGATCAATCCAGCTATTCGGAGTAGAACGCAAATTTTTGAGGTCAAACCACTGACTGAATTGGATATTCAAAAGGCCGTCAAAGAAGCATTAGTAGATAAAGAACGTGGCTTAGGCGAGTTTCCAGTTGTGTTAGAAGAAAAAGCATTGCAGCATCTATCTCGTGCAACAAACGGTGACTTACGAAGCGCCTTGAACGGACTGGAATTAGCCGTAAAGTCAACACCTGAAAATGAGAATAAAGAGATTCAGATCAACCTTTCGATCATTGAAGAATGTGTACAGCGGAAAGCGCTGACTCATGATAAAAATGGTGATGCTCATTATGATGTAATTTCAGCCTTTCAAAAATCGATCCGCGGGAGTGACGTTGATGCGGCTCTGCATTATCTGGCTAGGTTAGTTGAAGCTGGTGACTTACCGATCATTTGTCGCCGCCTGATGGTGATTGCTTATGAAGATATTGGTTTAGGTAATCCGCCAGCTGCGGCACGGACTATTACAGCGGTCCAAGCTGCAGAGAAATTGGGCTTTCCTGAAGCTCGAATCCCTCTTGCAAGTGTCGTGATCGACTTATGCCTATCACCAAAATCAAATTCTGCGCTTAGCGCAATCGATGCTGCTTTAGCTGATATACGTGAAGGAAAAGCTGGGGATGTACCTGATTATTTACGTGATAGTCATTACTCAGGTGCAAAAGATTTGAATCGTGGGATTGGTTATCGCTATCCTCATAATTTTGAGAATGCTTGGGTCGATCAACAGTATCTTCCAGACAAAATAAAAAATGCTCATTACTATGAACCGATTGATACCGGAAAATATGAACAAGCATTACACCAACAGTATCAACGAATCCAAGATTGGAAAAAAGGAAAGAAAACTTAA